A region from the Lolium perenne isolate Kyuss_39 chromosome 4, Kyuss_2.0, whole genome shotgun sequence genome encodes:
- the LOC139830187 gene encoding uncharacterized protein: MERGKGKEWKGKEAAVDDTQLAAPSAAGAAPDLSSGWGQTARYGWPVAAPASKKRAHETEAQMRRRKKKNQKTRERQERKAAGLKINSPDDVPTFEEFDSADPSEEDPSDEVCSDREDRDVKSRHVLRRLRSGEIRYLLGPGRFKCPWCSRKEMPTDFLGMYQHATYTGVGSGQTPAHIRAKHAAYGLFLKKYAPER, encoded by the exons ATGGAGAGGGGGAAGGGGAAGGAGTGGAAGGGCAAGGAGGCGGCGGTTGACGACACGCAGTTGGCGGCACCATCGGCGGCCGGAGCTGCCCCAGATCTGAGCTCCGGTTGGGGCCAGACAGCAAGATACGGCTGGCCGGTGGCTGCACCGGCGAGCAAGAAGCGTGCGCACGAGACGGAGGCGCAGATGCGGCGACGGAAGAAGAAGAACCAGAAGACCCGAGAGAGGCAGGAGAGGAAGGCGGCGGGGCTCAAGATCAACAGCCCCGACGACGTGCCCACCTTCGAAGAATTCGACTCCGCCGACCCGTCCGAG GAGGATCCTTCGGATGAAGTCTGTTCTGACCGGGAGGATAGGGACGTGAAGAGTAGGCATGTTCTCCGCAGGCTTAGGTCTGGGGAGATTCGCTACCTTCTTGGCCCAGGGAGGTTCAAGTGCCCCTGGTGCAGCCGCAAGGAAATGCCGACGGACTTCCTCGGCATGTACCAGCATGCCACCTACACTGGTGTTGGCAGCGGGCAGACACCCGCACACATCAGGGCCAAGCATGCCGCCTACGGCCTCTTCCTCAAGAAGTACGCCCCCGAGCGGTAG